CTGAGACATGGCGCGTATTTCGGATCCAGTCAGAACTTGTAGAAGGGTTTGAGACCCTGAATGACCTCGGCCCTGCGGTCACGATTTTCGGCAGCGCGCGGCTGAAACCGGGAAATGCGTATTACGACGATGCCGTGACTGTTGCAAGAAAACTTGCCGATGACGGGTTTGCTATTATCACGGGCGGCGGCCCCGGTATTATGGAAGGAGCGAATAAGGGAGCAAAAAAGGGGAAAGCCCATTCTGTGGGGCTGAATATAGAAATCCCGAGTGAACAGGTCCCCAACAAATACCAGGATATCAGCCTTTCATTCCGTTACTTTTTCATCAGGAAACTGATGTTCATAAAATACGCTATTGCGTATATTATATTCCCCGGCGGATTTGGGACCATGGACGAACTTTTCGAGGCGCTTACCCTTGTGCAGACAAAACGCATCAAGTCATTTCCGATCATCCTCTATGGCACTGAATACTGGGAGGGGCTTATTGACTGGATGAAAAAAACGCTCGTTGCGCAGGGGACGATTGACCGCGAGGACTTCGCACTTTTTTCGCTGGTAGATAAGCCTGAGGAAGTGCTATTTCTTATTAATGAGCATTTCAGGGTCTTTGCAGACATCAGGCCGAAGATGAGGGCAAAGAAGCGGCCCGGAAAATGATATGCTCATGAATAAAAACAGAATATTCATCACCTGCGGCCGCGGTATAGACCCTTATCTTGAGCAGGAAGTGGCTGAGCTCGGTTTCCCGATCTTTTTTAAGACACAGGCAGGCATAGAGACCGAGGGGACCATGAAGGATGCCATGGACCTAAATCTTCGGCTCAGGACAGGGCTTAGAGTATTATTTCTTGTTGACGAGTTTACTGCTGACAATCCTGAGGCGCTTTACCGGAAGATCCATGCCATACCATGGGAAGAGTTCATCAGCCCAAACGGTTACTTCAGCATCACCTCAACGGTTGATACCCCTACGATAGACAATACGGTATATGCAAGCCAGAAGTGCAAAGACGCGATTGTCGATCGTTTTATGAAGAAGTTCAATAAACGGCCTGACTCCGGGCCGGACCGCAGCCGGGCCGTGTTTCATCTGCACTGGCAGGGGGAGGACTGTCGGATCTATATCGATACCTCTGGCGAGCCGCTTTCTAAAAGAGGATACCGCAAGCTCCCTTACAAGGCCCCTCTGCAGGAGTCGCTTGCTGCTGCTATCGTTAAGGCCTCCGGGTGGAACGACAGCGGCCCGTTTATTAACCCCATGTGCGGCAGCGGAACGATTGCCATTGAAGCAGCGCTTATTGCCCTGAACCGGCCCTCAGGCATCCTCAAGGTCAACTTCGGGTTTCAGCATCTGAAAGGCTATGATGCCGAAGCCTGGGAAGAAATACGAACCAGGGCCAAGTCAGAAGTCCTGAAAAACCTGAAGTCTAAAATCATTGCCACTGACACAAGCGATGAGGCTGTCGATGCAGCCCGGAAAAATGCTCTGACAGCAGGAGTGGAGCATCTGATCGAATTCAGTGTTTGTGACTTTGCAGACACTCTGGTCCCTGAGGGCGGCGGTGTTTTGGTGATGAACCCCGAATATGGTGAGCGGCTGGGTACAGTCGCGGATTTGGAGAATGTGTATAGAAGGATAGGGGATTTTCTGAAACAGAAATGCCGGGGTTATTCAGGGTATGTGTTAACCGGCAATCCCGAGCTTGCCAAAAAGATAGGTCTCAGGTCCAGAAGAAAGATGCTTTTTTTCAACGGACCCATTGAATGCCGCTTGCTTGAATATGAACTCTACAGCGGCAGCAGGAAGAGAAAAGAAGAATAACGGGCATTTACGGAGTATAGCAACAAAAGGCATGCTGATTAGCATGCCTTTTGTTGTGAATAAGGAAGTTAGCGTCTGTTACTCAAAGTGCTTCATAATGTCTGATTTGTCGGTATTTGTAAGGTTTGACATAATGTTCTTGTCAAGTTTTGCCTTTACTGCGGCATCGAGATTGTCAAGGATCTGGTTGTTGATCATCTTGCTCGCAGCAAGGTGCCATTTGGGCAATCCTTCTTTTTTGATAATGGCGTTGATATCGTTCGAAATAAGCTTTGCAGCCTTTTTTTCCATTTCAAGTGCTATATTGTGCGGCTCGCCGTATCCTTTAGCTGCCCCGTTTTTCCCTCCTCCCTCAGCGAAACGACCGGCTGAGTCGCTCAGCTTGTCGCTCAATTTTCCATGGGCCTCCATTGAATCATAACTTTCGATAAGTTCTATTTTGGGGCTTTCATGCTCCTGTTTGGTGACCTTGTACGCCTTGAAATGTCCCAGATCAACTGCAATGATAACTTTATCCATTTTTATTCCTCCTTTTTGACCATTATAGCAGTATATTGCAAGGGTGCATAGAAGGAAAGGGTTATTGTAAAAGAGGCATAAGTGCCACTGCGCGATTGTAATCATGAATCGTAATCGTGGATGCCATGTGGTCTCTTGACGATTCACTTATTCAGAACATGATCATCTCGCTACGGAGTCACTTGGCATGCCGTGGCGTGAGACAAAATAAAAACTTATTGACATAATATTTCGCAATGCTATACTTAAATTCAAGTTAGATTTATCAAGTGATCTGTTCTTTGGGGGTCTTGGATTCAGCTTATAATCTCTGCGGTAGAGGGAGGTTATTACGAAAGACATTTTTTTAAAATTGTAGCATACCCTTTCGCAGTACTTTTGCGTAGACTTCCCGGAAGGGAATCTATATAGTCATTGAACTCAGGTGTGACGTGGAGACTGAAAGTCCTGTCTCCGTGAAAGGACTCTATGAAATGTAGCAGAACGCTTCCTGCCGGATTTGCAGGAGTTCTGGTCTGTGCCGTGTTAGTTCTGTGTGGGGGCCGAACTGCCGTTGCTTTTGCTGAAACTGACCAGCCTCTTGCGGTAATTGGCAGCGTAAAAGTGACAGAGAAGGACTTTAGGTCCGAAATGGACAGAGGCGGATACGGTCTTTCGGGCAGGTTTGAACGACCTGAACAGAGAGAGGCCCTGCTTGAGGACATGGTAAGATCTGAAGTGCTTTATGCCACGGCCATAAAGGATGGATATGACAGGAGGCCTGTGGTGCTCGATGCGCTTAAGCGGATCATTATCAATCATTACCGACAGGATCATCTTGATCGGGAGCTATCAAAAATTACGGTAACGGAAGATGAGATTCGTGCGTTTTACAATGAACAAGCCAGTGAGTATTCCACTCCACAGATGGTGCGGGCTGCGGTCATTGAAATAGCTGTCCCGGCAAAAGCCTCTGATGAAAAGAGAGCAGAATTTCAAAAAAAAGCAGAAGATGCAAGGGCAGATGCTCTGAGCATTGATCCTGCTGTTCTTTCTTTCGGATCGGTTGCGGTTAAATATTCGGATGACCAGGTAGGCCGTTACCGGGGCGGCGACACAGGGCTCATGAAACGGGCGGATGCGGTTGCCAGATGGGGAAAAGAGATTGCTGACGCCATATTTTCCATTACGGATCCCGGGCAGATCAGTCCGGTGATCGTTTCTCCAGCAGGGTTTTACGTTGTGAAATTGATGGAGAGAAAAGAAAGTGTCCGTCGTCCCCTTGCAGAGGTAAATGAGATCATACGCAGCAGGCTTTTCTTCGAAAAGAAGGTGCAGAAAGAGAAGGAATTCTACGGGAAACTCTCTGCCGCACTGAACGTGGAGATAAACAGAGATCTTCTTGGCAAGATACCGCTGCCGGCAGGAGGACCCAGATTCGCTCCTCCTGCATTGCCGAGACAATAAGGAGAAATTATGGCGTATGATCCACGGAAATATTTACGTCCCTGGTTTACCGGGGCGGCTTGTAAAGGAGATACTGTGAAGAAGAATATTATTGCCCGCACGAAGGAATTACTGGTATCCGTAGTCTTTATTCTGCTGATCACTTCTGCCTCAGTGCATGCCGGTCCGGTGGTGACACAGACATTTAACCTGCATCCGGGCTGGAATGCGATATTCCTTGAGGTTCAGCCTGAGCAAAAAGATATGGAGATCCTTTTGCAGTTCAGGACCCGAGTGAAAGACTGCTCGGAGTGCAGGGCTAGCATGTCTATTTCCCAAAGTCCAGAGGGGAAGAGAATCAATTAAGCAACCTCTTTGCCCTTCAGGTTAACCGTGCATATCTCATAGAAATACAGGGGACCAATACTGTCACCTGGAATGTGACCGGACGGCCATCGCTCAATCGTCAGGCATGGGAACCGAATTCCTTTAATCTTACAGGATTTTCCGTTAACGGACAGAGCAGTCCATCATTTGCAGATTTCTTCAGTGGCTCCACCGCCCATGCCGGACAGGCTATTTATCGCCTCAGCGATGCCGGTGTCTGGGAAATTCTCCAGAACCCTGCTGCTATGCAGATGCGCTCCGGAGAGGCCTTCTGGATTTATACCGAGGGCGCTTCAGCATATTCCGGCCCTATCACAGTCCGTACTGATTTTGGTGACGGACTTGATTTCCATAAAATACTCATGGAGAACAAGCTCTGGATAAAGAACGTTTCTTCCTCTGCAAGGACTGTTACGGTCAAGTTTATTCCCATGGAGAATCCCGTGCCTCTCGTAAAGTTTTCGGTAGGACCTAAGGGCGGAATTACGTGGCCTTCTTTTGATGCAGACGAGACTTTCACTGTCACTGCAGGCCAGGAGAAGTTTTACCGGTTCGGTCTTAAAAGGGCTGGTATATCAACTCCGCGAACTGAGTCGATGATCGAGATACTTGATGATATGGGGAGCAGATACCTTGTTCCAGTCAGCGCTGAGAAAGGCGGGTTTTAAGATGGCAGAAGATAATAGTGTTCAAAATTGCAATACGGTACAAGGGGGAAGATTACCCATGAAGGTCTTCAGTTATATGTTTCTAATGGTCTGTATCTGTATGCTGAGTGCTGCCGGAATAGTTCATGCCGCACCTTCTTATACCGGCCTGTGGGTTGGCAGCGTGTCTGTTGATAAGGTTTCTGAGTCCCAGATTCCGTCAAATAACGCCTTTACGGATCCAACACCGGTTTCTTCTCCGTTTAATTTCCGGATACTGCTGCATGTGGATTCCGCAGGAAATACACGGCTCATAAAGGATGTGATTCAGATGTGGAAGTCCGGATCCCCCGGTCATTATGCACTTGTTACTGACGATTCGCTTATCCCTGCTAATTTTGTATGTGACAATCTGGCTGATACGGAGTTTTGCCACCGGATCAGTACTGCAGCGTATGACTTTGACGGTCTGCACCTGAGCATGATCGGCACGTTTTCCCTTGGCGGTCTGCTCACTGGCCAACTAATACTTACTCCTGAGAATCCGACAAATCCTTTCCTGCACCGGTTTAATCCTGAGCATGACAATTTGACTGAGGAATTTAAACCTCTCAAAAACGTTGCGGTCTTTGATGCCGATGGCAATGAGGCAAAGAGGGTCTGTTCATTGACTCTGCCAAGAAGAAGCTGCACGGTAGATGCAGACTGCCCTGCCGGAGAAATATGCGCGGTAAACACCCCTATTCTTGAGGTCTATCGGGTCACCAGAGACATGACCCTGACATTCAGCACTGACCCGAACGGCTCGAATGCATCACCTGCCTGGGGCAGCAGCCTGATGGGGGGCATCTATCAGGAGACGCTTAAAGGTCTGCACAAAAATACCATATATGTGTCCGGCACCTTCCGGCTGCAGAGGGTGACCGATATAGGGGAGTTAAACCAATGAAAACATTCACCGGAAAAAAACAGTGTGAGATCATAAAACAGGTGCTGACCAAGTCTTTGACTTTAATTGTTCTGCTATTTTCCTGTCTATTCTGGGTGAATGCAGGGCAGGCTCATGCAGATTCCGGATGGCCGCAGAGGGCTGGTGGTTCGCTGAATGACCAGGTCCTCGCAACCACAGTAGACAAGAATGGGAGTGTCTATGTGGCCGGCTATTTTACCGGCACCGCGACCATTGGGACAACAACTCTCCAGGCTCCGCCAAACGGCAGCTGTACAAACGGCTATTGCTCGGACATTTTTGTGGGGAAACTTGATGCAGGAGGCGGCTGGGACTGGGTCGTCAGTGCAGGCGGCATATGGGAAGACACTGCTGACGCCATTGCGGTTGACCATGAGGGCAATGTCTATATAACGGGAAAGTTCGGTGGGTCATCAAATTTCGGAAATTTTATTCTTAACTCGCAGGGGTTGCATGATGTTTTTGTTGCAAAGCTGGATACGAACGGGACCTGGCTCTGGGCGAAAAGCATCCCCGGGGACTGGCAGGGATATGGGACGGCTATAGGGGTCACTCCTATAGGGAGTAATCCAACCCGGGACATTGAAGTCTATGTTGCCGGGACATTTTCCGGAAATCAGATATTTCAGATTTTAAACGACAATGGGACCATTACAACAAAGGAACTGAAAACTCTGAGTTATCTCTCTAACAAACCAAACAATCCTGATTTTGATGTATTCATTGCAAAACTGACCAAGAACGGCGACTGGAAATGGGCGCTTTCAGGGGGCGGCACTTTCCCCGGCATAGAATGCCTGACCGGAAACTGGTGCTGCAACTCATCGAATGCATACTACAAGCACGATCACTCAGGCGCAGCGCCCTGGGCTTCCTATAATTATCATCATGCCTGTGAAATAGGGTATTGGGACTCCAACTGGGGTATGAGCGAAAACGAATGCAGGCACTGGTATGGACAAAACCCGACGCCGGCATATTCAGCCCCATTTTCTTTTTCCAGTTATCTCGATTTCGACACGGGGATCAGTAAGCCTGCAATTCCGGCAAACTACACTGAGGACCGTGCAGCGCAGTATCTGTATGGCCATAATGTCTGTTACCTGAGCGCTTCCGGATATCGTGATAGCGATGACCGGGCCACGGGTCTTGTGGTGAAATATGATGAGTCCGACTATACAACCCCCAAAACAACGGTCTATGTGACCGGATATTTTCAGGGAGGCAATTCGGACAGCAGCAGCACCTTTGACTTCAGTTTTTCTGATGGGGTAAATGTAAAAACGGCCATGACCTCAGGTATTGGCAACAAGGACCTCTTTGTCCTGAAAATTTATGACCAGGGGCCTAACATGTTCGGCAATCCTGCCCCGACTCCGAACCCGTCGGTACGGTGGCTTATTGATTCTGCAAATACCACCTCGACCGATTCAATATGGGCGAATGCCATTGCAATGGATTCTGACGGAGACCTGTATATTGCAGGCGGATACAAGAATTCCCCCAAGCTTGGGGCAACACAACTCAATGATACGACCGGCGGTATCAATGCCCCGGTAC
The Nitrospirota bacterium DNA segment above includes these coding regions:
- a CDS encoding TIGR00730 family Rossman fold protein, with protein sequence MEDLKTSETWRVFRIQSELVEGFETLNDLGPAVTIFGSARLKPGNAYYDDAVTVARKLADDGFAIITGGGPGIMEGANKGAKKGKAHSVGLNIEIPSEQVPNKYQDISLSFRYFFIRKLMFIKYAIAYIIFPGGFGTMDELFEALTLVQTKRIKSFPIILYGTEYWEGLIDWMKKTLVAQGTIDREDFALFSLVDKPEEVLFLINEHFRVFADIRPKMRAKKRPGK
- a CDS encoding class I SAM-dependent RNA methyltransferase yields the protein MNKNRIFITCGRGIDPYLEQEVAELGFPIFFKTQAGIETEGTMKDAMDLNLRLRTGLRVLFLVDEFTADNPEALYRKIHAIPWEEFISPNGYFSITSTVDTPTIDNTVYASQKCKDAIVDRFMKKFNKRPDSGPDRSRAVFHLHWQGEDCRIYIDTSGEPLSKRGYRKLPYKAPLQESLAAAIVKASGWNDSGPFINPMCGSGTIAIEAALIALNRPSGILKVNFGFQHLKGYDAEAWEEIRTRAKSEVLKNLKSKIIATDTSDEAVDAARKNALTAGVEHLIEFSVCDFADTLVPEGGGVLVMNPEYGERLGTVADLENVYRRIGDFLKQKCRGYSGYVLTGNPELAKKIGLRSRRKMLFFNGPIECRLLEYELYSGSRKRKEE
- a CDS encoding host attachment protein — encoded protein: MDKVIIAVDLGHFKAYKVTKQEHESPKIELIESYDSMEAHGKLSDKLSDSAGRFAEGGGKNGAAKGYGEPHNIALEMEKKAAKLISNDINAIIKKEGLPKWHLAASKMINNQILDNLDAAVKAKLDKNIMSNLTNTDKSDIMKHFE
- a CDS encoding peptidyl-prolyl cis-trans isomerase — its product is MKCSRTLPAGFAGVLVCAVLVLCGGRTAVAFAETDQPLAVIGSVKVTEKDFRSEMDRGGYGLSGRFERPEQREALLEDMVRSEVLYATAIKDGYDRRPVVLDALKRIIINHYRQDHLDRELSKITVTEDEIRAFYNEQASEYSTPQMVRAAVIEIAVPAKASDEKRAEFQKKAEDARADALSIDPAVLSFGSVAVKYSDDQVGRYRGGDTGLMKRADAVARWGKEIADAIFSITDPGQISPVIVSPAGFYVVKLMERKESVRRPLAEVNEIIRSRLFFEKKVQKEKEFYGKLSAALNVEINRDLLGKIPLPAGGPRFAPPALPRQ